The Arctopsyche grandis isolate Sample6627 chromosome 5, ASM5162203v2, whole genome shotgun sequence genome includes a window with the following:
- the Dab gene encoding DAB adaptor protein isoform X3, whose amino-acid sequence MTEPHDKNEPSRFLGEGVFFKAKLIGILEVAEARGDRMCQEALADLKMAIRAAGEHKQRISVHVAIDGLRLRDEKSGDSLYHHPVHKISFIAQDMSDSRAFGYIFGSPDTGHRFFGIKTDKAASQVVITMRDLFQVVFELKKKEIELAKQQLENKALLTASRYISSANLEAAKNGENSSTRTRLGGSVSNPSTSTSANISNAAGTSGGSAVAELVDLVQELNSLQRGLHQMERLTPTDPFGDSFTGAPVPGFLPPPPSSSRGPRTTASLTSDGGSPFSPPPARTHFNFDPPASLPTVTTSAPAIISQTSPTTTVSPGPSYKSPRKVIERGSVERRSIETPAPIILDNTASVSPVPLEALLTANAEGSSSAIFDVFTELDPLGTGRSKPYVDKKHFFQELKNPPKKVLKDLVGGTAVAPSDGLFQPKFDSSPKAELLTTLTSVGRHSGGSVSIAKPQPANQLFNNSTLFTSDPFAETDPFDNTDPFSESLRDDPFVGGSLDFNKSLQSSEFITPPSKPNTNFGKETTLPETRIGLDQSTKIKFLCAALKSDIVPLQVSLPLESIIKSPKLIKQNIIDKSTIRQRPHSGRQRAQPSPSPPPPLPPKKPIERAGDINVGPPLPLPARKRQTTSQSTTSSINTLSWLSPAVAPEEDYLVPAPMVPRRPAPSPTAPPTAPSPGLDITLAQLLTCGMDELAGRLRMPAEVLSRMTLAQLTGHLHDYIQTGSNGESAKPEVPDQPPEVAERPPLTLDNKNIEFDVNFEDNFTAGNTITTTSAPATVPAAVDAFEVNFDNFNKSNKSSYDRYAVFREIEAEGLKPANDLVQNQEEHDSLSSQPDLPCDTSILNVDDKPVTTKPISNIKFDSLSMIAPVSSAAQNTKLEELKSVINSIQKTSLSPTPDIDVTLSTETKIKDVEVSKGKSSATDRYAALRDLSTVDEIPRPLSAELSEALDISVPLQVPKERKKSDEKSDGFDHSDFFDCIDNSLSLVNPEDAFRKSPLVVKDIASPEKVPEPIKKSPIQLTAPQPLVSGSISDVASGSSPEIVLTGGRESADRDRERDSSRRSSGKSSRPGDAWTLLPGRSSPPAQSEDGASPWSSDSKESPPQQVKCWSRNYPETSSRRHRRNPKTNWHTRQTSSSSRDVSPWEEEPPLPPRDAVPHSRYRERRESIGSCERRDSGGSRERRDSGSGRDRDRDRQRRRHKSRDEDDEWSGERGYSGSRRLSPCTRSSSREMRRERGWPDDERRRPDERGYSTVGRRESSRRRGEPPWQGDEAHSCTMGNRSWRRSGSSGEGDRRSGGGSSGAERSRNRLGPSSSSSHRPRPARHRAHRSPFQDDFPRDHSPSPPPLTSPPRSRHQHHFFDDFNQSEADSPMAPKNNARFRFSNDFSEKDSPKSQTSPFENDFVETTSSVRKSSKYDGTYASLEKQSPVTRVSSFNRFKYEKELSSENLSGSPASIKPQKSPPNSSRSLFEDDFSPEPRNGILRTSDANGDHCRNTIPEGEEVVTTKEERTEKIVGFDFGSKDGAIPENRRSQKHSSNKSRSKPELDIKKSESVNIFARDSDPFDGDDFFSCTASDKPKKDNWQGDFASFDDI is encoded by the exons ACAAAAACGAACCGTCTCGGTTCTTGGGCGAAGGTGTGTTCTTCAAAGCCAAACTAATTGGCATTCTCGAGGTAGCGGAAGCTCGTGGCGACAGAATGTGTCAGGAGGCACTCGCCGATCTGAAAATGGCCATCCGTGCTGCCGGAGAACACAAACAGAGAATATCTGTACACGTCGCCATAGACGGGCTAAGATTACGCGATGAAAAATCCGGA GACTCGCTCTATCATCATCCGGTGCATAAAATATCTTTCATAGCCCAAGACATGAGCGATTCGAGAGCTTTCGGATATATTTTTGGATCGCCCGATACCGGTCATAGATTCTTCGGTATTAAAACTGACAAAGCTGCTAGTCAA GTCGTCATCACAATGAGAGATTTATTTCAAGTGGTGTTCGAATTAAAGAAGAAGGAAATAGAATTAGCCAAACAACAATTAGAAAACAAAGCTCTACTTACAGCATCGCGCTACATATCGAGTGCAAATTTAGAAGCTGCAAAA aaCGGTGAAAATTCAAGTACACGTACACGTTTAGGTGGAAGTGTATCAAATCCGTCGACTTCAACATCGGCGAATATCAGCAATGCTGCTGGTACTTCAGGTGGTAGTGCCGTCGCCGAACTAGTCGATTTGGTACAAGAGCTGAATTCTTTACAGAGGGGTTTACATCAAATGGAACGATTGACTCCTACAGATCCTTTCGGCGATTCTTTCACAGGGGCACCAGTTCCa GGTTTCTTGCCACCGCCACCGAGTAGTTCACGGGGTCCACGAACGACAGCGAGCCTTACGAGTGATGGAGGCTCTCCATTTAGTCCTCCACCAGCTCGTACACACTTCAACTTTGATCCACCGGCATCTCTGCCGACTGTCACCACTTCTGCCCCTGCCATAATATCACAAACGTCACCCACGACTACAGTTTCTCCAGGACCGAGCTATAAAAGTCCTCGTAAGGTCATCGAAAGAGGATCAGTTGAACGGAGGTCAATTGAAACACCAGCACCAATTATCCTAGATAATACAGCTTCAGTTTCCCCGGTTCCTCTTGAAGCATTGCTTACg gccAATGCTGAAGGATCTTCGAGTGCTATATTCGATGTTTTCACAGAGTTAGATCCACTGGGGACTGGTCGTAGTAAACCATATGTTGATAAAAAGCACTTCTTCCAAGAGTTGAAAAACCCGCCGAAGAAGGTCCTCAAAGATTTGGTCGGAGGAACTGCGGTGGCTCCTTCTGATGGTCTTTTCCAGCCAAAATTTGATTCTAGTCCGAAAGCGGAACTGCTGACAACGCTTACGTCAGTCGGAAGACATTCCGGAGGCTCTGTCAGCATAGCTAAACCACAGCCGGCAAATCAACTCTTCAATAATTCAACTCTCTTCACGTCTGATCCGTTTGCTGAAACTGACCCGTTCGACAATACCGACCCATTTTCAGAATCGCTCCGTGACGATCCGTTCGTCGGTGGCTCGCTGGACTTTAACAAGAGTTTGCAGTCTTCCGAATTCATAACACCGCCCAGTAAACCCAATACAAACTTTGGAAAAGAAACAACTTTGCCTGAAACTAGAATCGGACTGGACCAATCTACGAAAATTAAATTCTTGTGTGCTGCTTTAAAGAGCGATATTGTACCTCTTCAAGTATCATTACCGCTAGAATCAATCATTAAATCACCAAAGCTGATAAAACAG AATATAATTGATAAGTCGACGATTCGTCAACGACCTCACTCAGGTAGACAGCGAGCTCAACCATCACCGTCACCACCACCCCCCTTACCACCAAAAAAACCCATCGAACGTGCTGGAGATATAAACGTCGGACCACCTCTGCCTTTACCTGCTCGCAAGAGACAAACTACCTCTCAATCGACAACGTCATCTATAAATACTCTCAGTTGGTTGAGTCCAGCGGTTGCCCCAGAAGAAGATTACTTAGTACCGGCTCCGATGGTTCCACGACGTCCTGCACCGTCTCCTACAGCACCACCGACTGCCCCTTCTCCCGGGCTCGATATCACACTAGCACAATTATTAACTTGCGGAATGGATGAACTAGCTGGACGTTTGCGAATGCCAGCCGAAGTTCTATCTCGCATGACTTTAGCTCAATTGACAGGACACCTTCATGACTACATTCAAACCGGCAGTAATGGAGAGAGCGCAAAGCCAGAGGTCCCCGACCAGCCGCCAGAAGTCGCCGAAAGACCACCACTAACTttagataataaaaacattgaatttgaTGTAAATTTTGAAGATAACTTCACTGCAGGCAATACTATTACCACTACTTCTGCTCCTGCTACCGTTCCAGCTGCTGTGGATGCTTTTGAAGTAAATTTcgataatttcaataaatccaACAAAAGCTCATATGATAGATATGCTGTCTTTCGAGAGATTGAAGCTGAAGGTTTGAAGCCAGCCAATGATCTAGTCCAAAACCAAGAAGAGCACGATTCTTTAAGCTCGCAGCCAGACTTGCCTTGCGATACTTCTATATTAAACGTAGACGATAAACCAGTCACAACTAAGCCGATTAGTAATATTAAGTTTGATTCTTTGAGTATGATAGCTCCCGTTTCAAGCGCCGCACAAAATACGAAATTAGAAGAATTAAAAAGTGTCATTAACAGTATTCAAAAGACTAGTCTCTCTCCGACTCCAGATATAGATGTGACGTTAAGCACGGAAACTAAGATTAAAGACGTCGAAGTAAGTAAGGGTAAATCTTCAGCTACAGACAGATACGCCGCTCTTAGGGATCTGTCGACTGTCGATGAGATACCTCGTCCATTGAGTGCAGAGTTATCGGAAGCGCTTGATATATCAGTGCCATTGCAGGTTCCGAAAGAGAGGAAGAAGTCAGATGAAAAATCTGATGGTTTCGATCATTCCGATTTCTTCGATTGCATCGATAACTCGCTCTCTCTGGTGAACCCGGAAGATGCATTTAGAAAGTCGCCATTAGTCGTGAAAGATATTGCTAGTCCTGAAAAAGTTCCTGAACCTATCAAAAAGTCGCCTATTCAACTCACCGCTCCTCAGCCGTTAGTGTCTGGATCAATTAGCGATGTCGCCAGTGGATCTTCTCCTGAGATAgtccttacag GTGGAAGAGAATCTGCCGATAGAGATCGAGAAAGAGATAGCAGTCGTCGAAGTAGTGGAAAATCAAGCAGACCGGGCGATGCATGGACGCTACTTCCTGGACGCTCATCACCACCAGCTCAAAGCGAAGACGGTGCATCACCATGGTCTTCAGATTCGAAAGAATCACCACCGCAGCAAGTGAAATGTTGGTCACGCAACTATCCAGAAACATCATCCCGAAGACATAGAAGAAATCCCAAAACTAACTGgcacacta gGCAAACTTCGTCATCATCAAGAGACGTTTCACCATGGGAAGAAGAGCCTCCACTGCCTCCGCGTGATGCAGTTCCTCATTCACGTTATCGGGAACG GCGTGAATCGATCGGTTCTTGTGAAAGACGAGATTCGGGTGGTTCACGTGAGCGTCGTGACTCTGGAAGTGGACGTGATCGAGATCGCGATCGCCAGAGAAGACGGCACAAATCTAGAGATGAAGATGACGA gTGGTCCGGAGAACGAGGTTATTCTGGAAGTAGGCGATTATCGCCGTGTACTCGTTCTAGTAGTAGGGAAATGCGACGAGAACGGGGATGGCCCGATgacgagcgtcgaaggcccgaTG AACGTGGATATAGCACTGTAGGTAGAAGGGAAAGTAGTAGAAGAAGAGGTGAACCACCATGGCAAGGAGATGAAGCTCACAG CTGTACGATGGGAAACCGGAGTTGGCGACGTTCTGGAAGCAGCGGAGAAGGAGATAGGCGATCGGGTGGCGGTAGTTCCGGCGCCGAACGTTCTCGGAACCGTCTCGGTCCTTCGTCTTCCAGTTCTCACCGACCACGTCCTGCAAGGCATCGCGCACACAGGTCTCCCTTCCAAGACGACTTCCCCAGAGATCATTCTCCATCACCGCCTCCCTTAACTTCGCCACCGCGCTCTAGGCACCAACACCATTTCTTCGACGACTTCAACCAATCCGAAGCCGACTCCCCGATGGCGCCTAAAAACAACGCCAGATTTCGTTTCTCTAATGACTTCTCAGAGAAGGATTCGCCCAAGTCTCAAACTTCGCCGTTCGAGAATGACTTTGTTGAAACCACTAGTTCAGTAAGAAAAAGTTCGAAATACGATGGAACTTATGCTAGTCTTGAAAAACAATCTCCGGTGACCAGAGTGTCGAGTTTTAATCGATTCAAGTATGAAAAGGAACTGAGTTCTGAAAACTTATCAGGATCTCCAGCGTCGATCAAACCGCAAAAGTCTCCGCCGAATTCATCACGTTCTTTGTTCGAAGATGACTTTTCTCCGGAGCCTAGAAACGGGATTCTAAGAACGAGCGACGCGAATGGTGATCACTGTCGCAATACGATTCCAGAAGGAGAAGAAGTAGTCACTACGAAAGAAGAACGCACCGAAAAGATAGTCGGATTCGACTTTGGATCGAAAGATGGCGCCATCCCTGAAAATAGGCGGAGTCAAAAGCATTCTAGCAATAAATCTAGATCTAAACCGGAACTGGATATTAAAAAATCTGAATCTGTGAATATATTCGCACGAGACAGCGATCCTTTCGACGGGGACGACTTCTTCAGCTGCACAGCGTCTGACAAACCGAAGAAGGACAACTGGCAAGGTGACTTTGCAAGTTTTGATGATATATAA
- the Dab gene encoding DAB adaptor protein isoform X2: MQVCHFQHLLRPFDKNEPSRFLGEGVFFKAKLIGILEVAEARGDRMCQEALADLKMAIRAAGEHKQRISVHVAIDGLRLRDEKSGDSLYHHPVHKISFIAQDMSDSRAFGYIFGSPDTGHRFFGIKTDKAASQVVITMRDLFQVVFELKKKEIELAKQQLENKALLTASRYISSANLEAAKNGENSSTRTRLGGSVSNPSTSTSANISNAAGTSGGSAVAELVDLVQELNSLQRGLHQMERLTPTDPFGDSFTGAPVPGFLPPPPSSSRGPRTTASLTSDGGSPFSPPPARTHFNFDPPASLPTVTTSAPAIISQTSPTTTVSPGPSYKSPRKVIERGSVERRSIETPAPIILDNTASVSPVPLEALLTANAEGSSSAIFDVFTELDPLGTGRSKPYVDKKHFFQELKNPPKKVLKDLVGGTAVAPSDGLFQPKFDSSPKAELLTTLTSVGRHSGGSVSIAKPQPANQLFNNSTLFTSDPFAETDPFDNTDPFSESLRDDPFVGGSLDFNKSLQSSEFITPPSKPNTNFGKETTLPETRIGLDQSTKIKFLCAALKSDIVPLQVSLPLESIIKSPKLIKQNIIDKSTIRQRPHSGRQRAQPSPSPPPPLPPKKPIERAGDINVGPPLPLPARKRQTTSQSTTSSINTLSWLSPAVAPEEDYLVPAPMVPRRPAPSPTAPPTAPSPGLDITLAQLLTCGMDELAGRLRMPAEVLSRMTLAQLTGHLHDYIQTGSNGESAKPEVPDQPPEVAERPPLTLDNKNIEFDVNFEDNFTAGNTITTTSAPATVPAAVDAFEVNFDNFNKSNKSSYDRYAVFREIEAEGLKPANDLVQNQEEHDSLSSQPDLPCDTSILNVDDKPVTTKPISNIKFDSLSMIAPVSSAAQNTKLEELKSVINSIQKTSLSPTPDIDVTLSTETKIKDVEVSKGKSSATDRYAALRDLSTVDEIPRPLSAELSEALDISVPLQVPKERKKSDEKSDGFDHSDFFDCIDNSLSLVNPEDAFRKSPLVVKDIASPEKVPEPIKKSPIQLTAPQPLVSGSISDVASGSSPEIVLTGGRESADRDRERDSSRRSSGKSSRPGDAWTLLPGRSSPPAQSEDGASPWSSDSKESPPQQVKCWSRNYPETSSRRHRRNPKTNWHTRQTSSSSRDVSPWEEEPPLPPRDAVPHSRYRERRESIGSCERRDSGGSRERRDSGSGRDRDRDRQRRRHKSRDEDDEWSGERGYSGSRRLSPCTRSSSREMRRERGWPDDERRRPDERGYSTVGRRESSRRRGEPPWQGDEAHSCTMGNRSWRRSGSSGEGDRRSGGGSSGAERSRNRLGPSSSSSHRPRPARHRAHRSPFQDDFPRDHSPSPPPLTSPPRSRHQHHFFDDFNQSEADSPMAPKNNARFRFSNDFSEKDSPKSQTSPFENDFVETTSSVRKSSKYDGTYASLEKQSPVTRVSSFNRFKYEKELSSENLSGSPASIKPQKSPPNSSRSLFEDDFSPEPRNGILRTSDANGDHCRNTIPEGEEVVTTKEERTEKIVGFDFGSKDGAIPENRRSQKHSSNKSRSKPELDIKKSESVNIFARDSDPFDGDDFFSCTASDKPKKDNWQGDFASFDDI; this comes from the exons ATGCAGGTCTGCCATTTCCAACATCTCTTAAGACCATTCG ACAAAAACGAACCGTCTCGGTTCTTGGGCGAAGGTGTGTTCTTCAAAGCCAAACTAATTGGCATTCTCGAGGTAGCGGAAGCTCGTGGCGACAGAATGTGTCAGGAGGCACTCGCCGATCTGAAAATGGCCATCCGTGCTGCCGGAGAACACAAACAGAGAATATCTGTACACGTCGCCATAGACGGGCTAAGATTACGCGATGAAAAATCCGGA GACTCGCTCTATCATCATCCGGTGCATAAAATATCTTTCATAGCCCAAGACATGAGCGATTCGAGAGCTTTCGGATATATTTTTGGATCGCCCGATACCGGTCATAGATTCTTCGGTATTAAAACTGACAAAGCTGCTAGTCAA GTCGTCATCACAATGAGAGATTTATTTCAAGTGGTGTTCGAATTAAAGAAGAAGGAAATAGAATTAGCCAAACAACAATTAGAAAACAAAGCTCTACTTACAGCATCGCGCTACATATCGAGTGCAAATTTAGAAGCTGCAAAA aaCGGTGAAAATTCAAGTACACGTACACGTTTAGGTGGAAGTGTATCAAATCCGTCGACTTCAACATCGGCGAATATCAGCAATGCTGCTGGTACTTCAGGTGGTAGTGCCGTCGCCGAACTAGTCGATTTGGTACAAGAGCTGAATTCTTTACAGAGGGGTTTACATCAAATGGAACGATTGACTCCTACAGATCCTTTCGGCGATTCTTTCACAGGGGCACCAGTTCCa GGTTTCTTGCCACCGCCACCGAGTAGTTCACGGGGTCCACGAACGACAGCGAGCCTTACGAGTGATGGAGGCTCTCCATTTAGTCCTCCACCAGCTCGTACACACTTCAACTTTGATCCACCGGCATCTCTGCCGACTGTCACCACTTCTGCCCCTGCCATAATATCACAAACGTCACCCACGACTACAGTTTCTCCAGGACCGAGCTATAAAAGTCCTCGTAAGGTCATCGAAAGAGGATCAGTTGAACGGAGGTCAATTGAAACACCAGCACCAATTATCCTAGATAATACAGCTTCAGTTTCCCCGGTTCCTCTTGAAGCATTGCTTACg gccAATGCTGAAGGATCTTCGAGTGCTATATTCGATGTTTTCACAGAGTTAGATCCACTGGGGACTGGTCGTAGTAAACCATATGTTGATAAAAAGCACTTCTTCCAAGAGTTGAAAAACCCGCCGAAGAAGGTCCTCAAAGATTTGGTCGGAGGAACTGCGGTGGCTCCTTCTGATGGTCTTTTCCAGCCAAAATTTGATTCTAGTCCGAAAGCGGAACTGCTGACAACGCTTACGTCAGTCGGAAGACATTCCGGAGGCTCTGTCAGCATAGCTAAACCACAGCCGGCAAATCAACTCTTCAATAATTCAACTCTCTTCACGTCTGATCCGTTTGCTGAAACTGACCCGTTCGACAATACCGACCCATTTTCAGAATCGCTCCGTGACGATCCGTTCGTCGGTGGCTCGCTGGACTTTAACAAGAGTTTGCAGTCTTCCGAATTCATAACACCGCCCAGTAAACCCAATACAAACTTTGGAAAAGAAACAACTTTGCCTGAAACTAGAATCGGACTGGACCAATCTACGAAAATTAAATTCTTGTGTGCTGCTTTAAAGAGCGATATTGTACCTCTTCAAGTATCATTACCGCTAGAATCAATCATTAAATCACCAAAGCTGATAAAACAG AATATAATTGATAAGTCGACGATTCGTCAACGACCTCACTCAGGTAGACAGCGAGCTCAACCATCACCGTCACCACCACCCCCCTTACCACCAAAAAAACCCATCGAACGTGCTGGAGATATAAACGTCGGACCACCTCTGCCTTTACCTGCTCGCAAGAGACAAACTACCTCTCAATCGACAACGTCATCTATAAATACTCTCAGTTGGTTGAGTCCAGCGGTTGCCCCAGAAGAAGATTACTTAGTACCGGCTCCGATGGTTCCACGACGTCCTGCACCGTCTCCTACAGCACCACCGACTGCCCCTTCTCCCGGGCTCGATATCACACTAGCACAATTATTAACTTGCGGAATGGATGAACTAGCTGGACGTTTGCGAATGCCAGCCGAAGTTCTATCTCGCATGACTTTAGCTCAATTGACAGGACACCTTCATGACTACATTCAAACCGGCAGTAATGGAGAGAGCGCAAAGCCAGAGGTCCCCGACCAGCCGCCAGAAGTCGCCGAAAGACCACCACTAACTttagataataaaaacattgaatttgaTGTAAATTTTGAAGATAACTTCACTGCAGGCAATACTATTACCACTACTTCTGCTCCTGCTACCGTTCCAGCTGCTGTGGATGCTTTTGAAGTAAATTTcgataatttcaataaatccaACAAAAGCTCATATGATAGATATGCTGTCTTTCGAGAGATTGAAGCTGAAGGTTTGAAGCCAGCCAATGATCTAGTCCAAAACCAAGAAGAGCACGATTCTTTAAGCTCGCAGCCAGACTTGCCTTGCGATACTTCTATATTAAACGTAGACGATAAACCAGTCACAACTAAGCCGATTAGTAATATTAAGTTTGATTCTTTGAGTATGATAGCTCCCGTTTCAAGCGCCGCACAAAATACGAAATTAGAAGAATTAAAAAGTGTCATTAACAGTATTCAAAAGACTAGTCTCTCTCCGACTCCAGATATAGATGTGACGTTAAGCACGGAAACTAAGATTAAAGACGTCGAAGTAAGTAAGGGTAAATCTTCAGCTACAGACAGATACGCCGCTCTTAGGGATCTGTCGACTGTCGATGAGATACCTCGTCCATTGAGTGCAGAGTTATCGGAAGCGCTTGATATATCAGTGCCATTGCAGGTTCCGAAAGAGAGGAAGAAGTCAGATGAAAAATCTGATGGTTTCGATCATTCCGATTTCTTCGATTGCATCGATAACTCGCTCTCTCTGGTGAACCCGGAAGATGCATTTAGAAAGTCGCCATTAGTCGTGAAAGATATTGCTAGTCCTGAAAAAGTTCCTGAACCTATCAAAAAGTCGCCTATTCAACTCACCGCTCCTCAGCCGTTAGTGTCTGGATCAATTAGCGATGTCGCCAGTGGATCTTCTCCTGAGATAgtccttacag GTGGAAGAGAATCTGCCGATAGAGATCGAGAAAGAGATAGCAGTCGTCGAAGTAGTGGAAAATCAAGCAGACCGGGCGATGCATGGACGCTACTTCCTGGACGCTCATCACCACCAGCTCAAAGCGAAGACGGTGCATCACCATGGTCTTCAGATTCGAAAGAATCACCACCGCAGCAAGTGAAATGTTGGTCACGCAACTATCCAGAAACATCATCCCGAAGACATAGAAGAAATCCCAAAACTAACTGgcacacta gGCAAACTTCGTCATCATCAAGAGACGTTTCACCATGGGAAGAAGAGCCTCCACTGCCTCCGCGTGATGCAGTTCCTCATTCACGTTATCGGGAACG GCGTGAATCGATCGGTTCTTGTGAAAGACGAGATTCGGGTGGTTCACGTGAGCGTCGTGACTCTGGAAGTGGACGTGATCGAGATCGCGATCGCCAGAGAAGACGGCACAAATCTAGAGATGAAGATGACGA gTGGTCCGGAGAACGAGGTTATTCTGGAAGTAGGCGATTATCGCCGTGTACTCGTTCTAGTAGTAGGGAAATGCGACGAGAACGGGGATGGCCCGATgacgagcgtcgaaggcccgaTG AACGTGGATATAGCACTGTAGGTAGAAGGGAAAGTAGTAGAAGAAGAGGTGAACCACCATGGCAAGGAGATGAAGCTCACAG CTGTACGATGGGAAACCGGAGTTGGCGACGTTCTGGAAGCAGCGGAGAAGGAGATAGGCGATCGGGTGGCGGTAGTTCCGGCGCCGAACGTTCTCGGAACCGTCTCGGTCCTTCGTCTTCCAGTTCTCACCGACCACGTCCTGCAAGGCATCGCGCACACAGGTCTCCCTTCCAAGACGACTTCCCCAGAGATCATTCTCCATCACCGCCTCCCTTAACTTCGCCACCGCGCTCTAGGCACCAACACCATTTCTTCGACGACTTCAACCAATCCGAAGCCGACTCCCCGATGGCGCCTAAAAACAACGCCAGATTTCGTTTCTCTAATGACTTCTCAGAGAAGGATTCGCCCAAGTCTCAAACTTCGCCGTTCGAGAATGACTTTGTTGAAACCACTAGTTCAGTAAGAAAAAGTTCGAAATACGATGGAACTTATGCTAGTCTTGAAAAACAATCTCCGGTGACCAGAGTGTCGAGTTTTAATCGATTCAAGTATGAAAAGGAACTGAGTTCTGAAAACTTATCAGGATCTCCAGCGTCGATCAAACCGCAAAAGTCTCCGCCGAATTCATCACGTTCTTTGTTCGAAGATGACTTTTCTCCGGAGCCTAGAAACGGGATTCTAAGAACGAGCGACGCGAATGGTGATCACTGTCGCAATACGATTCCAGAAGGAGAAGAAGTAGTCACTACGAAAGAAGAACGCACCGAAAAGATAGTCGGATTCGACTTTGGATCGAAAGATGGCGCCATCCCTGAAAATAGGCGGAGTCAAAAGCATTCTAGCAATAAATCTAGATCTAAACCGGAACTGGATATTAAAAAATCTGAATCTGTGAATATATTCGCACGAGACAGCGATCCTTTCGACGGGGACGACTTCTTCAGCTGCACAGCGTCTGACAAACCGAAGAAGGACAACTGGCAAGGTGACTTTGCAAGTTTTGATGATATATAA